The genome window GCCGTAGCTGCCGCGCCGCCCGTCGGGCGAGCGTGGCCAGTCGGGCGCGATGTCGTCCACGATGCGCGTCACGTGCTCGACGACGAGGAGCGGCCGTCCGCCGACGATGCCCTGCACCTCGAAGCGGAACGCGCCCTGCGTGCCCTGCTCGAAGATGCCCATGCCGGGGACGTCGACGGTCTTCTCGAGCGGCCGGCGTTCGACCACGTGGCGGATCTCGTCGAGCACGAGACCCAGGCCGTCGGCGAGAACGCGGATCATCGCGCCCCACACCATGTCGAGGGCGAACGGCATCAGCATCGGCGGCGTCTCGTCGAGCGAGCGGCCGAAACCGATGAGATTGCGGACGGCGTCGGGCTGGTCGTACGTCGCGTAGTTGAAGATCTCGCGGGCGCGGATGGCGTCGATTCGGCCCGCGACGCCCGACATCACGAGCGGGAGGAGGTCGACGGCCCAGCCGGGATCGATGCCGGACACGAAGACCGACGTCCGACCTTCACGGCACGCCGCGAGCACGCGATCGCGCAGATCCTCCGGCGCCGACGGCGGATGGAGGAGCCCGTAGATGGCCGTCGACACGACGTTGGCGCCCGACGCGAGGCACCGCACCACGTCGTCGATGGCTTCGGCCGGACGGAAGTCGCCGCTCGCGGTGTACACGATGGCGTCGGGACGGAGTGCGAGCGCCGCGTCCGCGTCGTCCGTCGCCGCGACGCCGACCGGCGCGATCCCCGCGAGCTCGCCCGCGTCCTTCCCGACCTTCGCCGGGTTCGACACGATCACGCCGACCAGCTCGAGCCTGCGATTCGCGACGACGGCGCGGATCGCCGGTTTGCCGACGTTGCCCGTTCCCCAGACGACGACCCGATGCGGCACGCGGACCTCAACTCCCGGTGATCGAGACCTTGATCGAGCCGCTCGTCTTGTCGGCGGCGGTCTTGAACGCCTCGTCGACCTTCGCGAGCGGGTAGCGATGCGTCACCATGGTCGAGCCGAGACGATCGCCGTGCCGCCGCAGGAGATCCACGACGACGTCGAAGTCGGCGCGGCTCGCGGTGCGGTTGTAAACGAACGAGCCCTTGATCGTGAGCTCCTTGATCACCGTGAAGATGGCCGGGAAGGCCACCGCCTTGGTGTAGACGCCGAGAAGACAGATCGAGCCGCCCGGCCGACACGTCGCGACGGCCGTGTCGAGCGTGGTCGCGCTGCCGCCGACCGACTCGACGACGAGGTCGACCGGGTTGTCGGCTGCGAACGCCATGAGGGCACCCTCGTCCGTGTCGTCGAAGACGCGATCGGCGCCGAGCGCGAGCGCGGCCTTCTTCTGCTGCGGGCGCCGCGCGGTCACCAGGATCTCGCCGGCGCCGCCGGCGCGGGCCGCGACGATCGCCATGAGACCGATCGTCCCCGCGCCGAGCACGAGCACGCGCTGCCCGATCTCGAGCCCCGAGATGCGGACGCCGTGCACCGCGACGCCGAGCGGCTCGGAGAGCGCCGCCGTCGCGAAGTCCATGTCGACGACGGCGAAGCAGTGCCGCGCCGGGATCTTCAGATACTCCGCGTAGCCACCCGGAATCGTCATGCCGACGATCCCGATGCGCGTGCAGAAGTGGTAGTTGCCGGTGATGCAGTGGCGGCACTCGCCGCACGACGCGATGCCCTCGACCGAGACGCGGTCGCCTTCCTTGAGGGACGTGACGCCCGAGCCCGCCATCGCGACCGTGCCGGCGATCTCGTGGCCCGGACACACCTGCGGGATCATCATCTGATCGTGGTACCAGTGGAGATCCGAGCCGCAGATCCCGCAGGCGCCGATCCTGAGGATCACGTCGCCGGCGCCGGGCGTCGGCCGCTCGGTCTCCTCGACGACGAGCTTGCCCGGCCCGCGGGCGAACGCTGCACGCATGGTCGCCATCACCACCCCGTGTGATTGCGCATGATCGCGTCGCGCACGCGCGCGGCGAGCGCGTCGCGATCGTCGTAGCCGAGCCCCGTCGTCGGAATCGGCGGCTCGATGAAGATGTCGACGTCGCCCGGCACGACGGTGAGCTGGCTCCCGCGCGGCATGAGCCGCCGCGTGCCGCGGCAGCACACGGGCACGATCGGTAGCCCGGTCGCGACCGCGAGCACGAACGCGCCTTTCTTGAAGTCGCGCAGGCGGCCGTCGCGGCTGCGCGTCCCCTCGGGGAAGATCACGATCGACGAGGCGTCCTCGTGCGCCGCGCGATTCAGGATCTGGATCGACTGCTCGCTCGCGTCGCGATCGATGGGGATCATGCCGAGCGTGTCGAGCACGCCGCCCACGATCGCGTGGCGCCAGAGCTCGCGCTTGGCCGCGAAGCGCGTCGCGCCGGGGAGGTGTCCCAGGAGCGCCAGGATGTCGAGATGGCTCTGGTGGTTCGGTGCGTAGATGAACGGCCCGCCGTGCTCCACGTGCTCGAGCCCGTGCATGGTCGTGCGCACGCCGAGCATCCACTCGAGATCACGCGCGCGTCCCTTCGCGAACGACCACGCGAGCTGCCGGCTCCCCGTCGCGCGGTGGATCGCGATCGCCGCCGCCGCCATGCTCACCATCATCCCGCGGAAGAGATGCGGCGAGAACGCGACCCGAAGCCCCCTCGCGTCCACCTCCTCCTGCGCAATGGTCGACGTTTCGGCGGCAGGCGCGGACCGAGGCATGCCGTCGTCTAGCAGCTTCCCCCGGAGGGCGCGACCCACCAACGCGCGTCAGCCCTCGGGGCGCGTACCTGCGCTGTCGCGCCGGCTTCGCCGGCCGCGACATGCCGATCGGGCGTGCCACAAACGCGACGCCCTCGCGTTCTCCCCCGACCCAAGACGAAGTCTTGGGTCGGATATCCTAATCGTCCGTCGCGTCGCAGGGCCCGATGCAGAACTGCTCGACGTCGCCGCCCGTCCGCAGGAACTGATCGATCTGCTGCTGGATGTGCGTGCGCGCCCGCATGGACCCGTGCGCCGTGTTGTCCGCCGGCGGGATGTTCCCGAGCGGCAGCGCCGGATAGAAGCCGTTCCACTCGACCATCGCCGACGTCGAGAGCGGCGCGGCGAACTCCGGGATGTCGAAGAAGTGGTGGATCACCGGGGTCACCTGCGCGATGCCCATCGAGCGCACCATGATCTCGGTCGCGATGTTCGACACCTCAGCGTCGCCCGTCGACATGTGGATCAGCACCTGGTGCGCCGGCGTGCCGGGGAGCGGGTTCGAGATGGTGTGGTGGTACCAGCCGTTCGGCTCGGACTTGTCCCAGAGCTG of Candidatus Eisenbacteria bacterium contains these proteins:
- a CDS encoding dihydrodipicolinate reductase; the encoded protein is MPHRVVVWGTGNVGKPAIRAVVANRRLELVGVIVSNPAKVGKDAGELAGIAPVGVAATDDADAALALRPDAIVYTASGDFRPAEAIDDVVRCLASGANVVSTAIYGLLHPPSAPEDLRDRVLAACREGRTSVFVSGIDPGWAVDLLPLVMSGVAGRIDAIRAREIFNYATYDQPDAVRNLIGFGRSLDETPPMLMPFALDMVWGAMIRVLADGLGLVLDEIRHVVERRPLEKTVDVPGMGIFEQGTQGAFRFEVQGIVGGRPLLVVEHVTRIVDDIAPDWPRSPDGRRGSYGVVVEGDPRFEATITLEAESGSPADAGNATAAGRVVHAIPAVCAAAPAILGPLDLPIVTGRGLVGASRR
- a CDS encoding alcohol dehydrogenase catalytic domain-containing protein — translated: MATMRAAFARGPGKLVVEETERPTPGAGDVILRIGACGICGSDLHWYHDQMMIPQVCPGHEIAGTVAMAGSGVTSLKEGDRVSVEGIASCGECRHCITGNYHFCTRIGIVGMTIPGGYAEYLKIPARHCFAVVDMDFATAALSEPLGVAVHGVRISGLEIGQRVLVLGAGTIGLMAIVAARAGGAGEILVTARRPQQKKAALALGADRVFDDTDEGALMAFAADNPVDLVVESVGGSATTLDTAVATCRPGGSICLLGVYTKAVAFPAIFTVIKELTIKGSFVYNRTASRADFDVVVDLLRRHGDRLGSTMVTHRYPLAKVDEAFKTAADKTSGSIKVSITGS
- a CDS encoding lysophospholipid acyltransferase family protein, which translates into the protein MPRSAPAAETSTIAQEEVDARGLRVAFSPHLFRGMMVSMAAAAIAIHRATGSRQLAWSFAKGRARDLEWMLGVRTTMHGLEHVEHGGPFIYAPNHQSHLDILALLGHLPGATRFAAKRELWRHAIVGGVLDTLGMIPIDRDASEQSIQILNRAAHEDASSIVIFPEGTRSRDGRLRDFKKGAFVLAVATGLPIVPVCCRGTRRLMPRGSQLTVVPGDVDIFIEPPIPTTGLGYDDRDALAARVRDAIMRNHTGW